The sequence AGGGCCGGGTCGCTGAGGGGAGGCACGGTAGAAGCAGACGTCATTGAGGGAAGGATGGAACCGTGGGCACCGCCTACGCGGGCAGGCGCTCGGCAGAGCGAGACGCCTTGGCCGGCGAGGGCACGAAGGCCAGTCAGGGGCGAGAGACCCTGGGCTAGCGCTTCTTGATCAGCAGCCAGTTGTGGCCCGCGCTGTCGCGGTACATGCGGGCGCGCACGAGCGTCGGGCGCATCTTGTAGGTGAACGTGTAGATGAACTGCACGTCCAGCTCCCCGCGGGCGATGCCCTGCTTGAAGCGCCCGTGGAAGAGGCGGCTGTTGGAGCACGGAGCCACCTGCGTGAAGAAGTTGCGGCCGACCGCTTGCTCCGGGGCGACGCCAGCGAGCTGCGACTCGTAGGTGTTGTAGAAGGCGATCACGCCTTCGTCGTCGACTTTCACGATGCCGAAGTCAGCGACGTCCAGGGCGGCCTCGCTCATGTCTTTGAGCTGTTCGAGGTCGCCGGTGAACGAGAGCTTCGAGGTCTGGATGGACGCAGGGGCAGTGCCGTTGGAAACGAGGGTAGTCATGGGTCCTTAGCGTGGTTGAGGCTGGGCGTTGGGTGAAGATGGAGCGGCGTCTTAGGACCGCTTGAGGAAAATCCAGGTGTCGGAGGCGTCGCTCGGTCGGCAAACCTGGACGACCAGGTTGGTCGGCTGCGGCGTGTCGGTGATGGTGTAGGGGAAGGCGGCGTTGACGCGGCCTTCGCGCTGCCCCTCCTTGAAGCGGCCGTAGAAAATGCGGCTGTTGGCGCTGGGGACCATCTCGCGGAAGAAGGCCTGGCCTTCGGCTGCGATCGGGTCGATGGCACCGAGCTCGCCGTCGTACTCGTGCAGGAATCGGACGCGCCCC is a genomic window of Bacteroidota bacterium containing:
- a CDS encoding PAS domain-containing protein, whose protein sequence is MTTLVSNGTAPASIQTSKLSFTGDLEQLKDMSEAALDVADFGIVKVDDEGVIAFYNTYESQLAGVAPEQAVGRNFFTQVAPCSNSRLFHGRFKQGIARGELDVQFIYTFTYKMRPTLVRARMYRDSAGHNWLLIKKR